DNA from Rhodothermales bacterium:
GACAGAATTGCCATCGTCGGGAGGAGCCGGCGGGGCGGCTAATGCCCGCCGAGGCGTCCGATGACCTCGCCGGCCCGCGCCGCGCCGGCGGCCCCTATCGCGGCAAGCGACGCGCCGCCGCCCTCCCCCATGCGTCCCCCCAGACGGACCAGTGCGGCGAGGGCGCCCGCCAGAAAGGCATCGCCGGCGCCCGTCGGGTCGATGCAGGCCGTCTGCGGTGCGGGGACGTGGACCGATTCCGAACCCGCCGTCAGCCAGGCCCCGCGCGCGCCATCCGTCAGGATCCGGAGGGCGAACGACGACGCCGGCGCGGCGCGCTGGATCCACGCCCACTCCGCCGGCCCCGACGCCAGGAGGTCGACGTCACCCAGGAAGGCGACGAGGCGTTCCTGGGCATCCGGCGGAATCCGGTCCAGTGGGATGTTCGGGTCGAACGATACCCATCCCCCGCCGGCGCGTACCCGCCGGGCGAGCGCGCCGGCCGTCGCCGCCGTGACCTCGCCCAGGAAGGCCGTGCCGTTGACGTGCAACACAGCATCGGGTGGATGCAGCGCGTCGGCCACGTCCTCCAGCGGCAGGGTCTGGTCCGCGCTCCGGCGGTTGACGATGTCGACGTCGCGCCGGCCGTTCGCGCCGTAGGCGATGAACGCGCGCCGCGTAGGCCGGTCGGGGTCCACGCCGAGGTAGCAGGTCGAAACGCCCCGGCGCTCCAGTTCTTCCCGAAGGAAGCGGCCGGCGGGATCGTTGCCCACGCGGCTCATCAGCACGGGTGCCACGCCGAGGGTCTGGAGACCCACCGCCACGTTGGCCGCC
Protein-coding regions in this window:
- a CDS encoding PfkB family carbohydrate kinase, which gives rise to MKIGCLGEVIVDYIGVEGRPLAETRTFRQCAGGAAANVAVGLQTLGVAPVLMSRVGNDPAGRFLREELERRGVSTCYLGVDPDRPTRRAFIAYGANGRRDVDIVNRRSADQTLPLEDVADALHPPDAVLHVNGTAFLGEVTAATAGALARRVRAGGGWVSFDPNIPLDRIPPDAQERLVAFLGDVDLLASGPAEWAWIQRAAPASSFALRILTDGARGAWLTAGSESVHVPAPQTACIDPTGAGDAFLAGALAALVRLGGRMGEGGGASLAAIGAAGAARAGEVIGRLGGH